DNA from Pirellulaceae bacterium:
CAGCCTTCAGGTAACAGCAGACCTTCTCCAGCGAGTCTAGGTTTTGAAAATTCCGGAAAGGCCGAAGAGAAGTCAGGAACTCGACATGACGGTAGAGCGATTCGCTGTTGGCATGCATCGGACAGTGTTTTCCATGTTCAAGGAGTCGGCCGCGCATTAGCGACCGCAATCGCCCTCACAATCTTGACGGCTTCGGTTTTTCACAAACTTGCATTTGCCGAAAATCCGAACGAAATATCCCACATCCTAATAAACCCTCAACGCTGCTGGTAGCGACGCAGCATGTTTGATCCGAGACTAGCACAAGCCTGTGGCACCTTTAGCCCCGTAAAGCTAGAGCAGCTGGCAAAGAACTGTTGCTGCCAGCCTGAGTCCGAGAGCTAGGCGGTGACTAGGAGCCGATTAAATTCGCAAAACGGAACCTTTGCTTGCTCCGTTTTGCTAAAATCGCTGGATGACAGTGACTGTGTTGGTCCGAGAGTACCTGTAATCCTGAACGTAGTGATATCAGACCTGTGCGTCAGAAGGAGATGCATAATGAGTAACGAGCCTGAATTGATCATGTCGCCACTTTGCCAGACGCTCAAGGTTGAGGGGCATACTCTTCAGATCGACATCTATCGTGGCGGCACAAGCAAGTGGATTCTTGAGGTTGTCGACTCAGGCGGTACCTCCACTGTCTGGGATGAGGAGTTTGAAACCGATGAGCTGGCGTTTGAGGAATTGTCTCGCACCATCAGCGAGGAGGGTGTCCTTTCGATCGTTGCCGCTCCTTAGGCTAGGCTCTCGTGGGCGTGAGCCGTCTGTCTACCGAAATCAGCTTTGCACTGGCGCGATCCTAGCAACTTGGATGGGAAGGCGTCTGGGTGCCGAAAGTTGCCCATGGGCAGCGACAATCCCAGCGCTTACATACAGCTTGGCGATTTCTCCTGTTGGACAGCTTTTCGCCCACTGCCCGGTGACGGTGGACGTTATCCCGCTATCTGAATCGTGAGCTAGCCTAAATGCCATTGATCACGGAAATCCGCTGTCCCGCACATAAGCTTCTACTTGCCAAACCCAGCCATCGGAAAGAGCGAATTCTGAGCCTTACCGCAGATCGGCAGCATAGTCAGGTGTAGGCAACTGGGTGGCACGCGGCGAGCCACATTGCACTAGAAAATTAGCCAGCAGTTGGTAGCCAAGCGGAGAAAGAACTGACTCTGGGTGAAATTGGACTCCAAAGGTTGGGTGCTGGCGGTGTTGTACCGCCATGATCTCAGGGAAAAACTGCGGTTGTCGAGAAATCTCCTGACTCATCCGGCCAACGTGCACAGAATGAACCTGTAAACTCTGCTGTGCAGGACTAATCTCTTCTGCGCGACTCCGAGCAATGATCGATAGACTTGCCGGGAACTGGTCTGGAGACGCAACCAAAGAGTGATAGCGAGCCATGTTGGCGACTGCTGGAAAACCGCTAAACAGCGGGCTGTCGTCAAATTCAATCGGTAGTGCCCGCCCGTGTATGGGGTAGGCCGCGCGGATTATTTTTCCACCCATGGCTTGAACGATGATTTGGTGGCCGAGGCAGACTCCGAGGATCGGACGTAAGCCACTGTAGCGTTGGACGATTCCCAAGCACTGCCCCGCCTGATCGGGGCCACAAGGTCCCGGTGAAATCACAATGGCCTGCGATTGCTCGGCCGCCGATATCAAGTCCGGCGCGTCGTTGCGCAATACAGAGACGGTCGCGCCCAGTCGCACCAAATAGCGAGCCAAGTTGTAGATGAAGCTGTCGTAGTTGTCGATCAGCAGAATCATTCTAATCGCCGCGCATGATGTTGCGGGTCACCTGTTCGACGCTTACCTGCCGACCTCCCAACTGACGCAACTGCGCCAGCAAATCTTCTGCTTCGACCTGGCCGATGGGATCTGTGGGATCCTTTAGCATGTTTGACAGCGCTGCGGTGCGCGTATTGATTCTCAGCTGTAACGTGCGGATCAACCGCAACTCAGCCAATTTATCCACCAACGGCTGAGCACCCGGTTCCTGCTCTTGCCCCGGCATCGACTGTTGTCGCTGCTTTTCGCGCTGTTGGTTGTCTTGTTTAACCTTGGCAATGGCTTCAACCATCTCCTGAAGCGCTTGTAAAACGTCATTTTGCATCACTAAAGTGATGCGGCCTACATCGCCGGTCTCCAAGCGTAGAATTATTCCAGTGATATCCTGGTTAACCTGCACCAGAGCCTCGGGAAACGCTGCGCTCGATCCCTCTTCTCTGAGCAACAATAATGCTCGTTCGCCTTCTGCGGCTACTTTTTGCTCTTCGCGTCCCAGGGTTGCAGCCCGAGTCAGTATCTGACGGTCAGGCTGATCGCCCGCTACGTCATGCAAGCGCTGCGTCTCCGAAACAACGTTCGTGTGCAGCTCCAGCATCCTCCGCAGGCGGCTCTCCAACGTTTCAAGAGATCGACGAATCTCCTCTTCGCGCAGTTGATTGAGAATCTCTTCCAGGTCCTCCAAGGCTTCTTTCAACTGCTGTTCCGCCTGGAGTTGTTTTTCCACTGCCTGTTCGCGCTGCGCATCCTGTAGTTGCTGCTGAGCTTCCTGCATTCGTTGTCTGGCCTGCTGGATGCGCTTGGCAGCACGCTCGGCAGGTGTCTGCGGCTCAGGTGGACTTGAGTCACCCGACGGAGAACCACTGGATTGTTGGCCTTCAGATGGCTCAGAAGGCGATGGCTCTGAAGGCGATGAAGGCTGCGATGGGGTGGGTTGAGCTTGCGATGGCGGCGACGCATTTGGGGTAGCAGCGGGTGGTGCCGTGGATTGAGAATCATCCGGCGAAGGCTGCTGATCCGCTGCCGGCTGACCGTCGGATGGTTTATCAGACGGTTGATCGGACGACGCATTTGCTGGCTGTTCGGAGGAGGCTTGGTCCCTTTCAGAAGGCTTATTCGAAGAAGCTTGTTTGTCTGGTGCCATTGGCTGATCTGACGATTGCTGCTCTGCCGCTGGCTCACTTGCCGATTGGCTTTCAGGTGGCTGTTCAGTGGAGGATGGCTCGGTCGAACCGTCCTGAGGCTTGGCATCAGTTGGTTGCTGTAAATCTTGGGAAGATGAACGATCGCTGCCGTCGGTAGAGGGCGGAACTTGTTGATCAGATGCGTCCTTCCCAGAATCTGCGGATTCGGCAGTCGAGCTGTCCAACTCACCAGCGATCTGCTGAGCTTTGTTGGCCAATTGAGCTTGGTCCAGAGCCGCTTGTTGTGCAGACTGGCCGCCTTCTGTTCGGCCGCGCAAAGACGATTGCATCCGCAACAGGCGATCGGTCTCCTCGATCCACCGCCGCACCTGATCTCGCTGTTGACGCACCCGCTGTTCGCGGTTTTCGCTCTGCAACATCTCAAGTAGTCGTTTCAGTGCATCGCGCCCAGATTTTTGCTGGTCGATGGCTTCGCTCAGCCGATTGTCCGACAGATGTCGCGCAGCTCGTTCCAGCAAGTCAGCCAACTGCGCCTGCTTGCTGAGGCCTGCTGCCTGCTGCAATAAAGCGGCCCGAGTCGGATTATCCAGGGCCTCGATGTCCGCCGAGCGTAACAGCAGCGTTTCCAGCCGCGACAATTGTGTGGCGACTTGCTGCTGTCCAGTCGCCAGCGAATCGCTGCCGTCCGATTCCGTCGGTTGCGCACCGGCAAACGCGACGGCAATAAACGTTAATATGAAAAACGACAGACAGCCAATCAGCCTACGCACGGTCAGACGCGGGTTGTGATTCAAGACCTTCGCCAGAGAAAAAAAAACTCGATCTGACCAAGTCAGCAAGCCTGTGAGCCGTGCAGTGAACGATTGTCGGCGGAAGCAGATGCTGGTTCTCATTTGAATAAATCCAAAATACGCGCCTTTTGCGTCTCTTCCGTTTCCTTCAGTAGTCGCTCTTGTTCGTCCAACAGCCCGCGAACCAAGTCAATGATCTCGTTAAACGACTCCAAGTCCAGCATACTGGATTTGATCTCTTCCAGCGCTATCAATATTTTTTCCAGCCAGGTCAGTGCCGCCACAGCTACCGGCTGGCCGCGATCAGCCGCCACCGCCGACTGCAGTTCGATCATGGCACGATCTAGTTGACTGTACTGGTCGGCCAGCAATTGACCGAGCGGTTGCTCAACCTTCTCCAATAGTCGCTGCTGCCGGTCCAAGCTATCAATTCGATTATTCCTCAATTGTAGGCGGACATTCTGTGTGCGACTGGCAATTCCTGCCAGTTCTTGCCGGGATTTGTCGGACTGCAATTGAGATTGTTGGGCCCTGAGCGTGGCGACAGGCTGCGAATCGGTCGCTTCGGACAGGCCGCTTAGGGCCTGCTGCAGTTGCTGCAATTCATCGATGATCTGCTCCAGTCGCTGACGCAGTTCTAATTCCTGGCGGTCCAGGATCACAAGCAATTGATCAGGTGTCACCACGGCCAACTGTTGGGGCTGGCCGCGTCCAGCGTGAGGTAGATCGTCCAAGTTGTAGTAATCGGTGGCCTGCACACACAAGCCAACGGTTGATCCCGGCTGTAGCCGCAACGTCCCCTGTTGGGCCAAAGCTTGAAAATCTACCTCTCCAGCTAATTGGTCAGCTTCTAACCGCAACGGTACTGGCTCCAGCAGCGTTTCATCGACCGAAAGCTCAGCGCTGACCTGAGCGACTCCGTGATCGTCAGTGACTTGCCCACGAACCGGCAGCACCGCCTGGGGTGTAATCGCCAGTCCAATGCCTTCCAGCCGCGATTGCACATCGGGCTTGGTGTCCGACAGGACGGCGATCGTATAGCGCATAATCTGTTCGGCATACAAACCATAGTGATCCTGCAACAGGAGTTCCATCTGTAGATTCTGGCGTACCGGACCAAGCGAAATGCGAAAGCTGTGATCATTCGAGGATGCAGTCATTATTTCCGGTGACTCGAGCGCATCGATCGACTCTGATTGTCGCAGCGCGTATTGAACTTGCCCAAGCCGCGCATTGCAGTGACCGATCAGCGTGCAATCTGTACCTTCGGGCAGCTTCAGCCCCGCTCGATACAATAACGTTTCTCGTGGGGCTCGCAGGCTCAACGAATCCATCAAGTAGCCGGGATAGACGCACTCCAGGAACATCTCGGTAACAACCGTCCGATCGACGACTTCCAGCTGCAAATTGCGCAATCGGGTATCCAGGCCAACCACATCAATCGACAGGCTATGGGACAAGCCATCCAGAGGAGGTCCGTCCAAGGTGAAATGCTGCCAGCCTTCGATGGGCACGCCGATACGTCGCATGTTGGCGCGACCACGAGTACTATCCGCGCCGCGATAATACAGCGTGCATACCTCCGGAATGCGCGGGGCGTTGGCGTCTGCGGATACTTGCAGCAGCGGAGAGGCCCCAGAGGGAATGCGGGCCACCTGGTTATCAAAAACTATTTTGGACTGTTGAGCACTCAATTGCCCAGTAAAACTTGGAATCGGCAACTGCAGCCAATCGACTCGCAGCACTGCCGAGCGGGGCCACGGCTGGTCAGAAAGTGCAAACAATCGCGAACCCCACAGACTCATCCACTCCCACGAAAAAACCGTGGCCAGAAGCGTCAGCAACATGCTCAATCCGACCACCGCTCTCAGTCTGCGGATCGGACGCCAATTGAACAGTTGGTCTGGCTGGACATGGCGAATCGACCGCTCGGCTAGCCCCACAGCCCGGTGCAACATTTCCGCGTGAGCTTGGGGATTGATCTCCCGGACCTCCCGGTGGCTCAACTGGACGGCCGTGATCAGCGTATTGTTCAGCTCGGGATGTTGGCGTTCGACCAGCAGCGCTAGCGACGCATCATCGACGCGCGTCAACCAACGCGGCAACAACCAGCGTGCGGATAGCCATACAGCGCCCGCCACCATCAGACCCAGCAGGGCAATGCGGACCGCAGTTGGCGATTCGCTGGCGCCCACGCGTACGGGCAAGTAGTCGATGGCTGCCCCGATCCAGAAGACCAGCAGCAGCCACATCACCACCATCAGCAGCCATTGCCAACACAAATAGGTACGCAGCAGGCCCCGAGTCTCAGCCAGCCTGCTCTGAATGGCTGCTGGTAGAGGTCGTGTGCCAATGAACGCGCTGGCTGAACTGTCACTCTCTGAGGTCATTGCGTACCACTTAACAGATTCCAATTGGCTCGCTTAGCAGTTTCCGGCTAAGTCCACTGGGCAGGGATATCCCGAGTCTGTGTTATCAGCCCTCTAGCTGGTTAACACGGATATCTTCCGATATCCGTGGGCAAGCGAAAAGAGTGGGTGGCGAGTAAGACTGCGCAAAGTTCTCAATTGAGCGTGTTCACACCCGCTGCATGGGCGAGACACCTGCCTCACGCCTTAAAACCTCTGCTGTAGTAGCCAGTCTTCGAGATTGACTTGCAGGATCATCGTGGCACGCAGCAGCGCGGTGCGCTGAGGCAACATGACCTGCAGCCAACGGCGCTGGGCGGCCAGGGAGAGCGCCCGAATGCTGATGTTGGCCTTGGATTGAGCTTCCACGTTGTCCCGCAAGCGCGTGAACGTAGCCGGTATGATGTTGGGTTCGGGGCCGACATGGATAAAGGTTTCTATGCCCATCAACAAGGCTTCGTACATGGCGTCCCATAGCCGCTGCGGATGGTCGATCCACTTGTGCATCAGGTCGCGAGCGTTCAGTTTGTCATAGCTGACCTTGCCGGTAACCAGCGATAGGATGGGGGGCACGGGCTTTTCATACTTGACGTCGATGGTCTGCATCATGACCGCCGAACGATTGGGGATGGCTCGTTGCCACATGATGGGTGTGTGCAGCGGAGGCCAAGCACCTTGATTGGCGCGGAGGTACGTTTGCGGCAAGGTCCGCTTCATGAGTTCTCGAAAGCGGTCGATCGTATCGCCCTGCCCCATCAATAACAACGAATTGGGAGCCAGATACGTGGATATTGACAGAGTGCCGTTTCCTTCAGCAGTGATTTCCATACACAGCCGATGCACCTGGTCGGTATCCACCTTCTTTTCGCGGGAAAACAATACTGCCAGCTTGACCCCTTCGGCTAGCGCAATGCAATCCTCTGACAAGGCCATCGGAACCGACAGGGCGTCTCTGAGGCTCATCAGACCCCCAGCGACAATCGCCCCCACTTCGCCCAAACTAAACCCTAGGCTGACTTTGGCGCGCGTATAGTCGATATCGAAAAACTCCTTCAACAAGTGCAGTTGCGCTTGCTCCATTGCCAGGATGATGGAAATGGCTTCCGAGTAGTCATGGAGAGTCGTTTCCTGGTTCTTGCGCACCCGTTCGATCAAATCGACGTCGCGACCTGCGAACTCCTTACAGACCTGTTGGGCTTCGCGAAGATACTGAGCCACGATGTCGCCATATCGTGGATGTGCGAGCAGCTCTGCGCTACGTCCCAAGTTGGTTTGGTTGTAGCCGCGAAACGACAATGCGGACTGTGGCAGGCGGTGCTTCAGCTCAGCGGCATCAATCGGTCGATCCATTCCCGTTTCCAATTCCCTTTTGTCGTATTCAGCTAAGCCGTGCGGCCAGGCGATTTGATGCCCCAGAGGATGCACTCACACGACAGAATCGTCAAGCTGACCGACGAGGCTAGTCAGCGTAATTTTGCGCACAAAACCAAAGATTCAGCTAAAATCGGCACAACTCCGCATCCGGGCTATCCCAGTGGATGCTGGTTTGGGGGGGCAGAATTCTATGGCCTTGAAAAAACGAGCTCGAGCCAGAATATCCAAGCTAAAATTGAGCGAGATCGACCACGAACTGGCGCTCCGATACCGTCAGCGGCTCGTTGGCCTGCAATTGCGCTGCCAGCACATTCTGGTCTGCATCAGAGGCATCATTGCCTTTTGAGTTGCGCTCTGCTATTCGGCGTTTGAGTTCACCAACATCAGACGTAAATGGGCAAATGCGGTAAGGTACGGCCAGACGAGCGGCCAGTTGATGAAACCTTTGACGCTGATCGAATCTCAAAAACGTAGCATCAATAACTACCGGGAATCCGGCCACGAGCACTTGCTCGGCCAATTGTTCCAGCTTTTGGTAGGTTTCCAGGCTCCCCTGAGATGAATACATTTGCTCCGACTGACCCGCGGACGGGCGCTCGGTTGGCAGAAGGCCAAACAATCGCTTACGCTCGACATCCGAGCGAATGCGAATGTAGCCACACTGTTCGACCAATCTTTGCGTTCCGTAGGTTTTTCCGCTGCCGGAGACGCCGTGAGTTATCGTCAGCGTACGATTTGGCGGATGCGTAAATCGCCAGGCCATTTCCAGATAATGCAGTTCGTCATCAATCAGCCGTTCGCGCTGCTCAGACGCGACGTCCTTCTGCAGCCATCGCAACTGACACACTTTGGCTCGAACCATGGCCCGATACACCAGATAAAAAGGCAGGACAGACAGACCAGAATAATCGCCTGAGCTTTCCAGGTAACCATCCAAAAACCGCCAGCCTAGATCACTGCGCCGGTGATCGCACAGGTCCATGATCAGGAATGCGATCTCATTCATGACATCAATCCAGTACAGCTCTGGATTGAATTCGATGCAATCGAAAGGCATCAATCGACCTTGCCATCGAATTAGATTTCCCAAATGCAAATCCCCATGGCACTCGCGTATGTGCCCCAGTGCCTTGCGCTGCCGCCAAATCTCTGAAAGCTGCTGGCACTTCTGGCGTGTCCAACTGTCGATGCTGTCCAGTTGCGAACGTCGACCGGGTAATAATTGGGTTTGCAGCTGTCCGATATTGTCCAAAGCAAAGCGACGAATCTGTGACTGAATGCCCAGCTCAGGCTGCTGGGCAGTCGCAGCAATTCGATGAAACTGGGCTACTTGAGTTGCCAGCTCGGAGAACTCAAGCGGACTCAATTCGTTTGCGGCCACCAAGTTGCCGGCCAACTGGGATTGCTCGAAACGCCACATGCGCACAGCGTATTCAACCGCCGTTCCCGTGCCGCCTACGACCAAGTGATCGTTATCAATGACGATGGGGACGACATCCAGATATAAATCATGGCTATAGCGCTTATTGCGACGCACTTCTTCTTGGCAATAATGCAATCGCTTTGCAAGTGTGGTAAAATCTGCG
Protein-coding regions in this window:
- a CDS encoding ACP S-malonyltransferase, which translates into the protein MDRPIDAAELKHRLPQSALSFRGYNQTNLGRSAELLAHPRYGDIVAQYLREAQQVCKEFAGRDVDLIERVRKNQETTLHDYSEAISIILAMEQAQLHLLKEFFDIDYTRAKVSLGFSLGEVGAIVAGGLMSLRDALSVPMALSEDCIALAEGVKLAVLFSREKKVDTDQVHRLCMEITAEGNGTLSISTYLAPNSLLLMGQGDTIDRFRELMKRTLPQTYLRANQGAWPPLHTPIMWQRAIPNRSAVMMQTIDVKYEKPVPPILSLVTGKVSYDKLNARDLMHKWIDHPQRLWDAMYEALLMGIETFIHVGPEPNIIPATFTRLRDNVEAQSKANISIRALSLAAQRRWLQVMLPQRTALLRATMILQVNLEDWLLQQRF
- a CDS encoding AAA family ATPase yields the protein MNSGETLLPHGSDLVQQLLDPIAYRHHAPTVQLCETHISWVFLAGDYAYKVKKPLNFGFADFTTLAKRLHYCQEEVRRNKRYSHDLYLDVVPIVIDNDHLVVGGTGTAVEYAVRMWRFEQSQLAGNLVAANELSPLEFSELATQVAQFHRIAATAQQPELGIQSQIRRFALDNIGQLQTQLLPGRRSQLDSIDSWTRQKCQQLSEIWRQRKALGHIRECHGDLHLGNLIRWQGRLMPFDCIEFNPELYWIDVMNEIAFLIMDLCDHRRSDLGWRFLDGYLESSGDYSGLSVLPFYLVYRAMVRAKVCQLRWLQKDVASEQRERLIDDELHYLEMAWRFTHPPNRTLTITHGVSGSGKTYGTQRLVEQCGYIRIRSDVERKRLFGLLPTERPSAGQSEQMYSSQGSLETYQKLEQLAEQVLVAGFPVVIDATFLRFDQRQRFHQLAARLAVPYRICPFTSDVGELKRRIAERNSKGNDASDADQNVLAAQLQANEPLTVSERQFVVDLAQF
- a CDS encoding aminodeoxychorismate/anthranilate synthase component II, with amino-acid sequence MILLIDNYDSFIYNLARYLVRLGATVSVLRNDAPDLISAAEQSQAIVISPGPCGPDQAGQCLGIVQRYSGLRPILGVCLGHQIIVQAMGGKIIRAAYPIHGRALPIEFDDSPLFSGFPAVANMARYHSLVASPDQFPASLSIIARSRAEEISPAQQSLQVHSVHVGRMSQEISRQPQFFPEIMAVQHRQHPTFGVQFHPESVLSPLGYQLLANFLVQCGSPRATQLPTPDYAADLR